A single Desulfobaculum xiamenense DNA region contains:
- a CDS encoding type II secretion system protein M has product MKLPDLPLLREFVSEHPDRAAMAALGLWAVLLACVWLVLTQASGSARERIADVDKRYARAAPLVREVAYMKAQRAEFESMEPLAAARKVTRDLTLDAHLAAIRPTPAANGSDGIQMVFESLNLPQTLDLLKNLRDRVGLQVVSCSLNKRMDNPALADMQLILVR; this is encoded by the coding sequence ATGAAACTTCCCGATCTGCCCCTTCTGCGCGAATTCGTCAGCGAGCATCCGGACCGCGCCGCCATGGCCGCCCTCGGTCTATGGGCGGTGCTGCTGGCGTGCGTGTGGCTGGTGCTGACGCAGGCGTCCGGCTCCGCGCGCGAACGCATCGCGGATGTCGACAAACGCTACGCCCGTGCGGCCCCGCTGGTGCGCGAGGTCGCCTACATGAAGGCCCAGCGGGCCGAATTCGAATCCATGGAGCCGCTGGCCGCCGCACGCAAGGTCACCCGCGACCTGACGCTCGACGCTCATCTGGCGGCCATCCGCCCCACCCCTGCGGCCAACGGCAGCGACGGCATCCAGATGGTCTTCGAAAGCCTGAACCTGCCCCAGACCCTCGACCTGCTGAAGAACCTGCGGGACAGGGTGGGCCTGCAGGTCGTCTCCTGCTCGCTCAACAAGCGGATGGACAACCCGGCCCTTGCCGACATGCAACTCATACTTGTCCGTTGA
- a CDS encoding PilN domain-containing protein, with protein sequence MAPKRFYALHFDGDREIWERVDASGVASCEAPTDKPMPPVMAIIPDEHLFFFRPDDITLRKRRAMDAACMLRMEHLFPQPEGTQQRGILRTGQLGAVGFVTGPGLPDFWKQHAAVLDAATVVTSKFMLGCAFAAQNGLESWAIVNGSSPMLLAHEGRLHRASDREEIERRSPVQPPKRIDWREALAAIGPQRELWTELRLPLRQNAGSTNRLRQAVIGFAAVTVAAALVIGVAARDYMTLSTEANAREAALAKLYTDALGPSPGPTPQRSLVSLHASLKGSEVAGFDVLDLLGALSRHAPSGMLIDSFSLAPGKGTLRGTAANYDAVEGFLNALKAETAYAFTLEQATNAPNGVTFSMKVAPQQP encoded by the coding sequence ATGGCCCCAAAACGCTTCTACGCCCTGCACTTCGACGGCGACCGCGAAATCTGGGAGCGCGTGGACGCCTCCGGCGTCGCCTCGTGCGAGGCACCCACGGACAAGCCGATGCCCCCGGTCATGGCAATCATCCCGGACGAGCATCTCTTCTTCTTCCGGCCGGACGACATCACTCTGCGCAAGCGGCGGGCCATGGATGCCGCCTGCATGCTGCGCATGGAACATCTCTTCCCCCAGCCCGAGGGCACCCAACAACGCGGCATCCTGCGCACGGGGCAGCTCGGGGCGGTGGGCTTCGTGACCGGACCGGGTCTCCCGGACTTCTGGAAACAGCACGCGGCGGTGCTCGACGCCGCCACCGTGGTCACCTCCAAGTTCATGCTCGGATGCGCCTTCGCAGCCCAAAACGGCCTTGAGTCATGGGCCATTGTCAACGGTTCCTCGCCCATGCTCCTCGCCCACGAAGGTCGGCTGCATCGCGCCAGCGACCGCGAGGAAATCGAACGCCGCAGCCCGGTGCAGCCCCCGAAACGCATTGACTGGCGCGAGGCGCTGGCCGCCATCGGTCCACAGCGCGAACTGTGGACGGAATTGCGCCTGCCTCTGCGACAGAACGCGGGGAGCACGAACCGCCTGCGGCAGGCCGTCATCGGCTTCGCTGCGGTGACCGTGGCCGCAGCGCTGGTCATCGGCGTGGCCGCGCGGGACTACATGACGCTCTCCACCGAGGCCAACGCCCGCGAGGCGGCCCTCGCCAAACTCTACACGGACGCCCTCGGCCCCTCGCCCGGCCCCACGCCCCAGCGTAGCCTCGTTTCGCTACACGCCTCCCTCAAGGGAAGCGAAGTGGCGGGCTTCGACGTTCTGGACCTGCTCGGCGCACTCAGCCGACACGCGCCAAGCGGCATGCTCATCGACTCCTTCAGCCTCGCGCCGGGCAAGGGCACACTCCGGGGCACGGCGGCGAACTACGACGCCGTGGAAGGCTTCCTCAACGCACTCAAGGCGGAAACCGCCTACGCCTTCACGCTCGAACAGGCGACCAACGCACCAAACGGCGTGACCTTCTCCATGAAGGTCGCCCCGCAACAACCATGA
- a CDS encoding general secretion pathway protein GspK, whose translation MTGCPTKHPAPCGQRGAVLVLVLICMLALAAFVLGALDNAFRQAREPALLTKEYRTDMLAAAGLTAAIEWLGHDDVSGADTPLDDWASTWTGPGLTVRITPCNARLNLNWALMGENATIAGEEALAASARVKRAIETLTNDAKLPDFAMDNLLDWMDADTTAERLHGGEKSAYSSTGKPYTPRNALLPRPEEMLLVRGFENADVRWLRDNFTVWGEKDPAININFAPASVMKAFLPELESVIPNLVAYRQRTGILSPSDLMNDDIGLSREEFLAIDQYVTVGSGTFQVDIEAELEGWYQHMRCIVGRTNTRVTLISADLLENRLRD comes from the coding sequence ATGACCGGCTGCCCGACGAAACACCCCGCCCCCTGCGGCCAACGCGGCGCCGTGCTCGTGCTCGTGCTGATCTGCATGCTGGCGCTGGCGGCCTTCGTGCTCGGCGCGCTGGACAACGCCTTCCGGCAGGCACGCGAGCCCGCCCTGCTGACCAAGGAATACCGTACGGACATGCTGGCCGCGGCGGGACTCACCGCCGCCATCGAATGGCTTGGGCACGACGACGTCTCCGGCGCGGACACCCCACTCGACGACTGGGCCAGCACGTGGACCGGACCAGGGCTGACCGTACGCATCACGCCCTGCAACGCCCGCCTGAATCTCAACTGGGCGCTCATGGGCGAAAACGCCACCATCGCGGGCGAGGAGGCTCTGGCGGCCTCGGCACGGGTGAAGAGGGCCATTGAAACCCTCACGAACGACGCAAAACTGCCGGACTTCGCCATGGACAATCTTCTCGACTGGATGGATGCGGACACGACGGCGGAAAGGTTGCACGGTGGCGAAAAATCGGCATATAGTTCGACTGGAAAACCGTACACGCCCCGCAACGCCCTGCTGCCGCGCCCCGAGGAAATGCTTCTGGTTCGCGGTTTCGAGAACGCGGACGTGCGCTGGCTGCGCGACAACTTCACCGTGTGGGGCGAGAAGGACCCGGCCATAAACATCAACTTCGCCCCGGCCTCGGTCATGAAGGCCTTTCTGCCGGAGCTCGAATCGGTGATCCCAAACCTCGTGGCCTATCGGCAGCGTACGGGGATTCTCAGCCCATCGGATCTCATGAATGACGACATCGGCCTCTCGCGTGAGGAATTCCTCGCCATAGACCAGTACGTGACCGTCGGTTCCGGCACGTTCCAGGTCGACATCGAGGCCGAACTCGAAGGATGGTATCAGCACATGCGCTGCATCGTGGGCCGCACCAACACGCGCGTCACGCTCATCAGCGCCGATCTGCTCGAAAACAGACTCCGGGACTGA
- a CDS encoding PulJ/GspJ family protein has translation MTTRRGEAHPSAGFTLIELLVALVVGTMIMALVLTSVDRTIRHEGMLRKRGETMAEMSRLRRLMHRDFTAAAARTLTFESNALRLPTTHALLSPHPLLVDVEWDFSGGTIRRIESVEDMNYENELLIAEHVTSIRAELYDAINRRWLPAATVFSSAAPRFTAVRFELGVGDGEPVTIVERLPVLAGTEEQQ, from the coding sequence ATGACAACGCGCCGCGGCGAAGCGCACCCCTCGGCAGGGTTCACGCTCATCGAGCTGCTCGTCGCGCTGGTGGTGGGGACCATGATCATGGCGCTGGTCCTGACCTCGGTGGACCGCACCATCCGCCACGAAGGCATGCTGCGCAAACGCGGCGAGACCATGGCCGAAATGTCGCGCCTGCGCCGCCTCATGCACAGGGATTTCACGGCGGCGGCCGCACGCACGCTGACCTTCGAATCCAACGCGCTACGGCTGCCCACCACCCATGCGCTGCTCTCGCCGCATCCACTGCTGGTGGACGTGGAATGGGATTTCTCGGGCGGCACCATCCGACGCATCGAAAGCGTGGAGGACATGAACTACGAAAACGAACTGCTCATCGCCGAACACGTGACCAGCATACGTGCCGAACTCTACGACGCCATCAACCGCCGCTGGCTTCCAGCCGCAACGGTCTTCTCGTCCGCCGCTCCCCGCTTCACGGCTGTGCGGTTCGAGCTGGGCGTCGGGGACGGCGAACCCGTCACCATCGTGGAACGCCTCCCGGTTCTGGCGGGCACGGAAGAACAGCAATGA
- a CDS encoding type IV pilus modification PilV family protein — MPRHRNGFSLLEVLVALMVAATLSLGLMSAQSSIIHLADRSAGIWANLNFATTMLAEDYPARLRMATSGFADRDGNRDTQWKLDRVGELDGLGHYMLTTKVPASSIEWEWLRDETRVGATR, encoded by the coding sequence ATGCCACGCCATCGCAACGGATTCTCCCTGCTCGAAGTGCTCGTCGCGCTCATGGTGGCGGCCACGCTCTCGCTCGGCCTCATGAGCGCGCAAAGCAGCATCATCCACCTCGCGGACCGTAGCGCGGGCATCTGGGCAAACCTCAATTTCGCAACGACCATGCTGGCCGAGGACTATCCGGCCCGCCTGCGCATGGCCACGTCGGGCTTCGCGGACCGCGACGGAAACCGGGATACGCAATGGAAGCTCGACCGTGTGGGCGAGCTCGACGGCCTTGGGCACTACATGCTCACCACGAAGGTGCCCGCGTCCTCCATCGAATGGGAATGGCTGCGCGACGAAACTCGCGTGGGAGCCACGCGATGA
- a CDS encoding pilus assembly FimT family protein → MMRQGSSTRRGLTLIEILVVMAVVAMGWFMLLPRLDVARSGDAFTRTLDAVNVQLDAVREAALRDGLPQTVEVALGEDTLRWRDTEMTLPETVSRMLVNGENPGGLRMVFHIHPCGITDEVRVVLGNGAALKITPLSGHFAVD, encoded by the coding sequence ATGATGCGCCAAGGCAGCTCCACACGACGCGGCCTGACGCTCATTGAGATTTTGGTGGTCATGGCCGTGGTGGCCATGGGGTGGTTCATGCTGCTGCCCCGGCTGGACGTCGCCCGCTCCGGAGATGCGTTCACCCGCACGCTGGACGCGGTCAACGTGCAACTCGACGCCGTGCGCGAGGCCGCCCTGCGCGACGGCCTGCCCCAGACGGTCGAGGTGGCGCTCGGCGAGGACACCCTGCGCTGGCGGGATACGGAAATGACACTGCCCGAGACCGTCAGCAGGATGCTCGTCAACGGCGAGAACCCCGGCGGACTGCGCATGGTCTTCCACATCCACCCCTGCGGAATCACGGACGAGGTACGCGTCGTGCTCGGGAACGGTGCCGCGCTCAAGATCACCCCGCTTTCCGGACACTTCGCCGTGGACTGA
- the gspG gene encoding type II secretion system major pseudopilin GspG, translated as MTHLRGSRRKNAGFSLIELMVVIVILGILATLLVPKIMDRPDEARITKARLDIQSIETALKLYRLDKGRYPTTEQGLGALAGDYLENTGLPKDPWGNEYIYQSPGPNGSDYDIVSLGADGKEGGTGKDSDLSVLDEKG; from the coding sequence ATGACGCATCTGCGCGGATCACGCCGCAAGAACGCGGGTTTCAGCCTCATCGAACTGATGGTCGTCATCGTCATCCTCGGCATTCTGGCAACACTCCTAGTCCCGAAGATCATGGACAGGCCGGACGAGGCGCGCATCACCAAGGCCCGCCTTGACATCCAGTCCATCGAGACCGCCCTCAAACTCTACCGCCTCGACAAGGGGCGCTACCCCACCACGGAACAGGGGCTTGGCGCGCTGGCGGGCGACTACCTCGAAAACACCGGCTTGCCGAAAGACCCGTGGGGCAACGAGTACATCTACCAGTCCCCCGGCCCGAACGGCTCGGATTACGACATCGTCAGCCTCGGCGCGGACGGCAAGGAAGGCGGAACGGGCAAGGACAGCGACCTGAGCGTCCTCGACGAGAAGGGATGA
- the mrtJ gene encoding JDVT-CTERM system glutamic-type intramembrane protease MrtJ — MTHEDNTHPVLDQALRFGRGLRDPLFLALVALGAVAFALPRPHAGITVGALLFKAAVEETVFRLGVQDTLAHVLPAGKHLPLSSANVAAAVLFAALHLIAHPPLWAALTFAPSIAFGLTWDRHRSLPLCILLHFIYNILYFHRPFSVPT, encoded by the coding sequence ATGACACACGAAGACAACACGCACCCCGTACTCGATCAGGCACTCCGCTTCGGGCGCGGCCTACGCGATCCGCTGTTCCTGGCCCTTGTCGCGTTGGGCGCAGTGGCCTTCGCCCTGCCCCGCCCCCATGCGGGCATCACGGTGGGTGCGTTGCTCTTCAAGGCCGCCGTCGAGGAAACGGTCTTCCGGCTCGGCGTGCAGGATACACTGGCCCACGTGCTTCCCGCCGGAAAGCACCTTCCGCTCAGCTCGGCCAACGTGGCGGCCGCCGTGCTCTTCGCCGCCCTGCACCTCATCGCGCACCCGCCGCTCTGGGCCGCGCTGACCTTCGCGCCATCCATCGCCTTCGGCCTGACGTGGGATCGCCACCGCAGCCTGCCGCTGTGCATCCTGCTCCACTTCATCTACAACATTCTGTACTTCCACCGGCCGTTTAGCGTCCCGACCTGA
- a CDS encoding PDZ domain-containing protein has product MKFNTLKWVWPILVGLSAAYAAGAFAVPVDVPPRPERGGDAPAVAAERNRLVADIRERNLLGLAIPAPAVAAVAVAAPVGVDPASWRLMGTVLGEPSVGLFLVGGEFKALALGHDEQGWTLAAVNATGVLWRQGAVEKSVDLRDQAATPLAMEVRRSVEVSLDGEKVAPYLRDPTQMLNHANFKPYRENGEVIGFLVNNIKKKSILRTIGLQDDDILIRINGRRMDGPHKLLMAYGEMKPGTTVTVDVRRGGEVKTFLLNID; this is encoded by the coding sequence ATGAAGTTCAATACGTTGAAATGGGTGTGGCCCATACTTGTGGGATTGTCGGCCGCTTATGCGGCCGGAGCCTTCGCCGTGCCGGTGGATGTTCCGCCCCGCCCCGAACGCGGTGGGGATGCCCCTGCCGTGGCGGCGGAGCGGAATCGGCTGGTGGCCGACATTCGCGAGCGCAATCTGCTGGGGCTGGCCATCCCCGCCCCGGCCGTCGCTGCGGTGGCGGTTGCCGCGCCGGTGGGCGTCGATCCCGCCTCGTGGCGGCTTATGGGGACGGTGCTCGGCGAGCCGTCGGTGGGGTTGTTTCTCGTCGGTGGTGAGTTCAAGGCTCTTGCGCTGGGGCACGACGAGCAGGGCTGGACCCTTGCCGCCGTGAACGCCACGGGTGTGCTGTGGCGACAGGGCGCGGTCGAGAAATCCGTCGATCTGCGCGATCAGGCTGCGACCCCGCTGGCCATGGAGGTCCGCCGCTCCGTGGAGGTGAGCCTCGACGGCGAGAAGGTCGCGCCCTACCTGCGCGACCCCACCCAAATGCTCAACCACGCGAATTTCAAGCCTTATCGCGAGAATGGGGAGGTCATCGGCTTCCTCGTCAACAACATCAAGAAGAAGTCCATCCTGCGCACCATCGGATTGCAGGACGATGACATCCTCATCCGTATCAACGGCCGCCGCATGGACGGCCCGCATAAGTTGCTCATGGCCTATGGAGAGATGAAGCCCGGAACCACCGTGACCGTGGACGTGCGGCGCGGGGGCGAGGTGAAGACGTTCCTGCTCAATATCGACTGA
- the gspD gene encoding type II secretion system secretin GspD, with protein sequence MRHAFGTAFLSCLLLTLLSGAALCQEGKNVQANLDNILIGDLVKFVANYTGKNFVYDERIPEQRVSIYSKEPVSEAELMTILRHMLLLSGYDVVVKDDVHYVVRRGQVKEIGDTLYPQLGPGGDDERITVFYRLEGGLDPKTAADLVKTMVSPDYGAALPVPQARALLISDKRLMVQRMVEVLDSVPITRPNWVLELISLEKVKAMDAQRLLAKFYGDLEAKGFSGEPPLSYVLGWSNTVLVAGLPAQVTEVKKLLHRIDTGEEVTSNYKIYRLKNSKASAVAEVLSALGAKLEESSLNSSGESLGAEGDGAKGTSSRSSHKKEREEESFLVSADVDTNTLVALGDPDFLARVDAIVAELDRPLDQVFVEALILETSLENARSFGVEWLAGGGGSNIGGSIGFVDKDGSLLNFQAPTLKEDPESPAFSELPGGFTLGVLGDVVTYDGVRYPSLGALITYLKSATGVNILSTPQILTVDNSEAEIFVGEERFVTEGKTVTDGGNFQTQYREKEIGVKLRVTPHINAEDGLIHMDVYQEVSNVVQSLTKEVSLPVTTKRNTKTSVQLLNGATMVIGGLIQDDLNRRQKGVPGVSDVPLLGWLFKTRGTSATKRTLMLFVSARIVHTKDDAERLSRRKIDEARRQTREVQDAINQEFDLDEDEIPPNPVDESIRTFGTEGELPKPPADAGALAPAARGEVDETPIQEGN encoded by the coding sequence ATGAGACACGCGTTCGGGACCGCCTTTCTGAGTTGCCTGCTCCTCACACTCCTTTCCGGCGCGGCGCTGTGCCAGGAGGGAAAGAACGTACAGGCCAACCTCGATAACATCCTCATTGGCGATCTGGTCAAGTTCGTGGCCAACTACACCGGGAAGAACTTCGTCTACGACGAGCGCATCCCCGAGCAGCGGGTCAGCATCTACTCCAAGGAGCCGGTCAGCGAGGCCGAGCTGATGACCATTCTCCGCCACATGTTGCTACTCTCCGGGTACGACGTGGTGGTGAAGGACGACGTGCACTACGTGGTGCGCCGGGGGCAGGTGAAGGAGATCGGCGACACGCTCTATCCGCAGCTCGGCCCCGGCGGAGACGACGAGCGCATCACCGTGTTCTACAGGCTGGAGGGCGGGCTCGACCCCAAGACGGCGGCCGATCTGGTCAAGACCATGGTCAGCCCCGACTATGGCGCGGCGCTGCCGGTGCCGCAGGCGCGGGCACTGCTCATCAGCGACAAGCGGCTCATGGTGCAGCGCATGGTCGAGGTGCTCGACTCCGTGCCCATCACCCGGCCCAACTGGGTGCTGGAACTCATTTCCCTCGAAAAGGTGAAGGCCATGGACGCCCAGCGCCTGCTGGCGAAGTTCTATGGTGACCTCGAAGCCAAGGGCTTCAGCGGCGAGCCGCCCCTGAGCTATGTGCTCGGCTGGTCCAACACGGTTCTGGTGGCCGGTCTGCCCGCGCAGGTGACCGAGGTGAAGAAGCTGTTGCACCGCATCGACACCGGCGAGGAAGTGACCTCGAACTACAAGATTTATCGGCTCAAGAATTCCAAGGCCAGCGCCGTGGCTGAAGTTCTTTCCGCGCTTGGCGCGAAGCTTGAGGAGTCGTCCCTGAATTCGTCTGGCGAATCGTTGGGGGCGGAAGGTGACGGCGCAAAGGGTACGTCCTCGCGCTCGTCGCACAAGAAGGAGCGCGAGGAGGAGAGTTTCCTCGTCTCCGCCGATGTGGACACCAACACCCTCGTCGCCCTTGGCGACCCGGATTTCCTTGCGCGGGTGGACGCCATCGTGGCTGAACTGGACCGTCCGCTGGATCAGGTCTTCGTGGAGGCGCTCATCCTTGAAACGAGCCTCGAAAACGCCCGCAGCTTCGGCGTGGAATGGTTGGCCGGTGGCGGAGGCAGCAACATCGGCGGCAGCATCGGCTTCGTCGACAAGGACGGCTCCCTGCTCAACTTCCAGGCTCCGACGCTCAAGGAGGATCCTGAAAGCCCGGCCTTCTCCGAATTGCCCGGCGGATTCACCCTTGGCGTGTTGGGCGACGTGGTGACCTACGACGGCGTGCGCTATCCGTCTCTCGGGGCGCTCATTACATACCTCAAGTCCGCTACGGGCGTGAACATCCTGTCCACACCGCAGATTCTCACCGTGGATAACTCTGAGGCCGAAATCTTCGTTGGTGAGGAGCGTTTCGTGACCGAGGGCAAGACCGTCACCGACGGCGGTAACTTCCAGACCCAGTATCGCGAGAAGGAAATCGGCGTGAAGCTCCGCGTGACTCCGCATATCAACGCCGAGGATGGACTCATCCATATGGACGTCTATCAGGAGGTGTCCAACGTCGTTCAGTCCCTGACGAAGGAGGTGAGCCTGCCGGTGACAACCAAGCGCAACACCAAGACCTCCGTGCAACTGCTCAACGGGGCGACTATGGTCATCGGCGGTCTGATTCAGGACGACTTGAACCGCAGGCAGAAGGGTGTGCCCGGCGTGTCGGACGTGCCGCTTCTGGGGTGGTTATTCAAGACGCGCGGTACGTCGGCCACCAAGCGTACGCTCATGCTCTTTGTGTCCGCGCGCATCGTGCATACCAAGGACGATGCCGAACGTCTGAGCCGTCGCAAGATCGACGAGGCGCGCCGCCAGACGCGCGAGGTACAGGACGCCATCAATCAGGAGTTCGACCTCGATGAGGACGAGATTCCTCCGAATCCCGTGGACGAGAGCATCCGCACGTTCGGTACCGAGGGCGAGCTTCCGAAGCCGCCTGCGGATGCCGGTGCCTTGGCACCCGCCGCACGGGGCGAGGTGGATGAAACACCCATTCAGGAAGGGAACTGA
- a CDS encoding GspE/PulE family protein, with the protein MPVGEIRLESLPDAAVKAYLSFPQRNEFLPVGMDDEQLTVWVLKERALAQADYLGWMLGCGLRTELVPEESFYPALEEALALWEEEGEQDGADHDDIDIGDDSQELLGWGHDDAPIVRLVNKTIQQAVSQGASDVHFEASEGRFMTRFRLDGVLHTVRQLDRRLQPTVLARIKVMAEMDVAETRAPQDGRIRVRVGHKDVDIRVSTVPTLKGEKAVLRILDRSKTVLSLPDLGLEGDNLALFRQAASAPHGILLVTGPTGSGKTTSLYAALSELVNETSNIMTVEDPVEYHLDGVNQVQVNRAAGVTFAGAIRAFLRQDPDIILVGEIRDEETASTAIQASLTGHLVLATLHTNDAPTAVTRLLEMGIEPFLVASSLSLAMGQRLVRLNCPQCATRRPVDEQTRRLLGEAGAAVMEQVVSEGCEHCMRTGFRGRQGIFELLPVDEGLRSLILAKSSVDRLQDYARGKGFVTMLEHGLKLVAAGRTTVEEVLRVTRL; encoded by the coding sequence ATGCCCGTTGGCGAAATCAGGCTGGAGAGCCTGCCGGACGCGGCGGTGAAGGCCTACCTGTCCTTCCCGCAGCGCAACGAGTTCCTGCCCGTGGGCATGGATGACGAGCAACTGACGGTGTGGGTGCTCAAGGAACGAGCGCTGGCGCAGGCCGACTATCTGGGCTGGATGCTCGGGTGCGGCCTGCGTACGGAGCTGGTGCCCGAGGAGAGCTTCTACCCCGCCCTCGAAGAGGCACTGGCCCTGTGGGAGGAGGAGGGCGAGCAGGACGGCGCGGACCACGACGACATCGACATCGGCGACGACAGTCAGGAACTGCTGGGCTGGGGGCACGACGACGCGCCCATCGTCCGCCTCGTCAACAAGACCATCCAGCAGGCCGTGAGTCAGGGCGCGTCGGACGTGCATTTCGAGGCCAGCGAAGGGCGTTTCATGACGCGCTTCCGGCTGGACGGCGTGCTGCACACCGTGCGGCAGCTAGATCGGCGGCTGCAACCCACGGTCCTCGCGCGGATTAAGGTCATGGCCGAGATGGACGTGGCCGAAACGCGCGCCCCGCAGGACGGACGCATCCGCGTGCGCGTGGGGCACAAGGACGTGGACATTCGCGTGTCCACGGTGCCGACTCTCAAGGGCGAGAAGGCCGTGCTGCGAATTCTCGACCGCTCCAAGACCGTGCTTTCGCTGCCGGACCTCGGGCTGGAAGGCGACAATCTCGCGCTGTTTCGGCAGGCCGCGTCCGCGCCGCACGGCATCCTCCTCGTCACCGGTCCCACCGGCAGCGGCAAGACGACGTCCCTCTATGCGGCGCTGTCGGAACTGGTGAACGAGACGAGCAACATCATGACCGTCGAGGACCCGGTGGAATATCATCTCGACGGCGTGAATCAGGTGCAGGTCAACCGCGCTGCGGGCGTGACCTTTGCCGGGGCCATCCGCGCCTTCCTGCGGCAGGACCCGGACATCATCCTCGTCGGCGAAATCCGCGACGAGGAGACGGCCAGCACGGCCATTCAGGCCTCGCTCACGGGCCACCTCGTGCTGGCGACGCTGCATACCAACGATGCGCCCACCGCCGTAACGCGCCTTCTGGAAATGGGCATAGAGCCGTTTCTCGTGGCGTCGTCCCTGTCTCTGGCCATGGGCCAGCGCCTTGTGCGGCTCAACTGTCCGCAGTGCGCCACGCGGCGTCCCGTGGACGAACAGACGCGGCGGCTTCTGGGCGAGGCCGGGGCCGCAGTCATGGAGCAGGTCGTTTCCGAGGGGTGCGAGCACTGCATGCGCACGGGCTTCCGGGGGCGGCAGGGTATCTTCGAACTTCTGCCCGTGGACGAGGGGCTGCGCAGCCTTATCCTCGCCAAGTCCAGCGTGGACAGGCTTCAGGACTACGCGCGTGGTAAGGGCTTTGTGACCATGCTCGAACACGGGTTGAAGCTCGTGGCCGCCGGACGAACCACAGTGGAGGAAGTACTGCGCGTCACGCGTCTGTGA
- a CDS encoding VanZ family protein, protein MTSPPCTELRHHPLPWIAAALAYWAASAAGHDIVSQAYGVLFETFGRQTMEHALNAMSIASVAALAAVPLLGPRADLRRNATLWAALLVLAFALDATLIVTNVERIHFPQYAILGALLFAGLGDAAAVLVACALLGLGDEFAQFALNAHYTKYLDFNDCLLNLAGAAMGMVAARILGFGLNVSRRTRQAGRAVALALAGLTAFACAAALADGRFLFHHAPDGGFDPFPVVDGARRMVLSFVQSDGFWTVSEHGRRYHILSPQAGAALLAGLTALLIRLCEAPGASRVRHALTDA, encoded by the coding sequence ATGACCAGTCCGCCGTGCACCGAGCTTCGTCACCATCCCCTCCCGTGGATCGCCGCGGCACTCGCCTACTGGGCGGCGTCCGCAGCCGGTCATGACATCGTGAGCCAAGCCTACGGCGTCCTCTTCGAAACCTTCGGCCGGCAGACCATGGAACACGCGCTAAACGCCATGAGCATCGCGAGCGTCGCGGCGCTTGCTGCCGTCCCGCTCCTCGGCCCCCGCGCGGACCTGCGCCGCAACGCCACGCTCTGGGCGGCGCTGCTCGTTCTGGCCTTCGCGCTGGACGCCACGCTCATCGTCACCAACGTGGAGCGCATCCACTTTCCCCAGTACGCGATACTCGGCGCGCTCCTGTTCGCGGGGCTTGGCGACGCGGCCGCAGTCCTCGTCGCATGCGCCCTGCTCGGCCTCGGCGACGAATTCGCCCAGTTCGCGCTCAATGCGCACTATACGAAATATCTCGATTTCAACGACTGCCTGCTGAATCTCGCAGGCGCGGCGATGGGGATGGTGGCGGCGCGGATTCTCGGATTCGGGCTGAACGTGTCGCGGCGCACACGGCAGGCGGGCCGAGCCGTGGCGCTCGCGCTGGCGGGGCTGACAGCATTCGCCTGCGCGGCGGCCCTTGCCGATGGCAGGTTCCTGTTCCACCACGCGCCGGACGGCGGTTTCGATCCCTTCCCGGTCGTCGACGGCGCACGACGCATGGTGCTGTCCTTCGTGCAGAGTGACGGATTCTGGACCGTGTCCGAGCACGGCAGGCGCTACCACATCCTGTCACCACAGGCCGGAGCGGCGCTGCTGGCGGGGCTGACGGCACTGCTCATCCGCCTGTGCGAAGCGCCCGGAGCATCCCGCGTGCGCCACGCCCTCACAGACGCGTGA